In Lacibacter sp. H375, one DNA window encodes the following:
- the gldF gene encoding gliding motility-associated ABC transporter permease subunit GldF has protein sequence MRSGTTTAAPFETGFGTSCLFLYFCCSMWAICKKEFRQFFSNLTGYITIILFLLLNGLFLFVFSSFNILDYGYATLENFFNLSPYILLLLIPAVTMRLFPDEWRAGTMEILFTRPLTTRQIVLGKYIASLLVVLIALLPTLTYLITINAMSADGTSLDLGGIIGSYAGILFLCSAFTAIGICCSSFTNNPVVAFLLSAFFCFVLYSGFTALSKLVGTGFDYIVEMLGMEFHYRSLSKGVIDSRDVIYFLSITFFTLFITIQRIGRKN, from the coding sequence GTGCGTTCTGGAACTACAACTGCTGCGCCTTTTGAAACAGGATTCGGCACGAGCTGTTTATTCCTTTATTTTTGCTGCTCTATGTGGGCCATTTGCAAAAAAGAATTCCGTCAGTTTTTCAGCAATCTTACGGGATACATCACCATCATTCTTTTTCTTTTGCTGAACGGGTTGTTCCTGTTTGTATTTTCCAGTTTCAACATTCTTGATTACGGCTATGCCACACTGGAAAACTTCTTCAACCTTTCTCCTTACATCTTATTGTTGTTGATCCCCGCAGTTACCATGCGCCTCTTCCCCGATGAATGGAGAGCAGGCACAATGGAAATTTTGTTTACACGTCCGTTAACCACCCGCCAAATAGTTCTTGGGAAATACATTGCATCATTGCTGGTAGTGTTAATTGCATTGCTTCCAACACTTACTTATCTCATCACCATCAATGCCATGAGTGCCGATGGAACTTCACTTGACCTAGGTGGTATCATTGGTTCATATGCTGGTATTTTGTTTTTATGCTCTGCCTTTACCGCTATTGGTATTTGTTGCAGCAGTTTCACTAACAATCCTGTTGTCGCTTTTTTGTTGAGTGCTTTTTTTTGCTTTGTGTTATATAGCGGCTTTACAGCTTTAAGTAAACTAGTTGGAACTGGTTTCGACTACATTGTTGAAATGCTGGGCATGGAATTTCATTACCGCAGTTTATCGAAAGGCGTGATCGATAGTCGTGATGTGATTTATTTTTTAAGCATCACTTTCTTTACTTTATTCATCACCATCCAACGCATCGGCCGGAAAAATTAA